From a single Gemmatimonadaceae bacterium genomic region:
- the accC gene encoding acetyl-CoA carboxylase biotin carboxylase subunit, protein MFKKVLIANRGEIALRVIRACRELGIQTVAVYSEADRESLHVRFADDDVCIGPPPGRDSYLKIPRLIAAAEITGADAIHPGYGFLAENAEFAETCAASNIEFIGPTPAQIRVMGDKAAARKAMQDVGVPIIPGTPGPVDDVDEALKYAKEIGFPVIIKASAGGGGKGMRVAKDAEDFARSFQLARSEALSAFGNADVYVEKYLERPRHIEFQVVGDRHGNVVHLGERDCSVQRRHQKLIEEAPSPALNAELRAQMGDAAVRGAKAIEYVGVGTIEMLLNEDRSFYFMEMNTRIQVEHPVTEMLTGIDLVKEQIRVAAGEKLSFKSLPALRGHVIECRVNAEDPARNFQPSPGRIDTFHPPGGPGVRLDTHVYAGYTVPPYYDSLLAKVICQGRDRQEAIRRMHMALESFIIEGVTTTIPFLARVMENPLFQSGNVDTRFLEREPNLMKDVVKETAS, encoded by the coding sequence ACTGCGGGTGATACGCGCGTGCAGGGAGCTGGGGATACAGACGGTCGCCGTGTACAGCGAAGCGGATAGGGAGTCGCTGCACGTGCGGTTCGCGGACGACGACGTGTGCATCGGGCCGCCGCCTGGGCGCGACTCGTACCTCAAGATCCCGCGGCTCATCGCGGCCGCGGAGATCACCGGCGCCGACGCGATCCACCCGGGCTACGGCTTCCTCGCCGAGAACGCGGAGTTCGCCGAGACGTGCGCCGCGTCCAACATCGAGTTCATCGGCCCCACGCCCGCGCAGATCCGCGTCATGGGCGACAAGGCCGCGGCGCGCAAGGCGATGCAGGACGTCGGCGTGCCGATCATCCCCGGCACGCCCGGGCCCGTCGACGACGTGGACGAAGCGCTGAAGTACGCGAAGGAGATCGGATTCCCGGTGATCATCAAGGCCTCCGCGGGCGGCGGAGGGAAGGGCATGCGCGTCGCGAAGGACGCCGAGGATTTCGCGCGCTCCTTCCAGCTCGCGCGCTCGGAGGCGCTGTCGGCTTTCGGCAACGCCGACGTGTACGTGGAGAAATACCTCGAGCGACCCCGGCACATCGAGTTCCAGGTCGTGGGTGACAGGCACGGCAACGTGGTTCACCTGGGCGAGCGCGACTGCTCCGTCCAGCGCCGCCACCAGAAGCTCATCGAGGAGGCGCCGAGCCCCGCGCTCAACGCCGAGCTGCGCGCGCAGATGGGCGACGCCGCCGTGCGCGGCGCGAAGGCCATCGAATACGTCGGCGTCGGAACGATCGAGATGCTGCTGAACGAGGATCGCTCGTTCTACTTCATGGAGATGAACACGCGCATCCAGGTCGAGCACCCCGTGACGGAGATGCTCACTGGCATCGATCTCGTCAAAGAGCAGATCCGGGTCGCCGCGGGAGAGAAGCTCTCGTTCAAGTCGCTGCCCGCGCTGCGCGGACACGTGATCGAGTGCCGCGTGAACGCCGAGGATCCCGCGCGGAACTTCCAGCCTTCGCCCGGGCGCATCGACACGTTCCACCCGCCCGGCGGCCCCGGCGTCCGGCTCGACACGCACGTGTACGCCGGCTACACGGTCCCCCCGTACTACGACTCCCTGCTCGCCAAGGTGATCTGCCAGGGGCGGGACAGGCAGGAGGCGATCCGCCGAATGCACATGGCGCTGGAGAGCTTCATCATCGAGGGCGTCACGACCACGATTCCGTTCCTCGCGCGCGTGATGGAGAACCCGCTGTTCCAGTCGGGGAACGTGGACACGAGGTTCCTGGAGCGGGAGCCCAACCTCATGAAGGACGTCGTCAAGGAAACAGCGTCGTGA
- a CDS encoding 2-phosphosulfolactate phosphatase, whose translation MRLDVFFGFQQLTAADVAGRVVAVVDVLRASSTIAAALANGARAVVPFLTSDDAVAQSKQLGREEVLLAGEQKMLPIPGFDLGNSPSEFTADKVQGKTILLTTTNGSGAILAAQGARDIVVASYVNFSAVAAMLRAAVEAESDIVILCSGHERRFTLEDAGCAGRYVRAIQKGLTGVATNDGATACALIDRKYGENIAKLLQDSYHGQALIGAGFGDDVSFCAALDSFAVVPVYSDRQIVALGAGRI comes from the coding sequence GTGAGGCTCGACGTCTTCTTCGGCTTCCAGCAGCTCACCGCCGCCGACGTGGCCGGCAGGGTCGTGGCGGTCGTGGACGTGCTGCGCGCTTCCTCGACGATCGCGGCGGCGTTGGCCAACGGCGCGCGCGCGGTCGTTCCGTTCCTCACGTCGGACGACGCGGTCGCGCAGTCGAAGCAGCTGGGCCGCGAGGAAGTCCTCCTCGCGGGCGAGCAGAAGATGCTGCCGATCCCGGGCTTCGATCTGGGCAATTCTCCGAGCGAGTTCACCGCCGACAAGGTCCAGGGAAAGACGATTCTGCTCACCACGACCAACGGCAGCGGCGCCATCCTGGCTGCGCAGGGCGCGCGTGACATCGTGGTCGCGTCGTACGTCAACTTCTCGGCGGTGGCGGCCATGTTGCGGGCAGCCGTAGAAGCCGAGTCGGACATCGTGATCCTGTGCTCCGGGCACGAGCGGCGCTTCACTCTGGAAGATGCGGGTTGCGCGGGACGTTATGTTCGCGCTATTCAGAAGGGACTCACCGGGGTCGCGACCAACGACGGCGCTACCGCCTGCGCTCTCATCGACAGGAAGTATGGCGAGAACATCGCGAAGCTCCTCCAAGACTCGTACCACGGGCAAGCGCTCATCGGCGCGGGATTCGGCGACGACGTTTCTTTCTGTGCCGCGCTGGATTCGTTCGCTGTGGTCCCCGTTTACAGCGACCGGCAGATCGTCGCCCTCGGAGCAGGACGGATCTGA
- a CDS encoding DNA translocase FtsK yields the protein MPRWIRSLWSPFTATGRSSPSEQDGSDIDGQKILSHADEVRREVAAIALLLFAIFVGGALAVHGYALLTASPDGQADLRGSFGALGAALAAPITSMFGWPAAVLIPIAPAAHALTLFGRLDRGTDRSWLVFLLGMVVLLPIAFGFSLGGAAEQNALTGMWGAFAAYYLLRFAGIAGAWIIWLLALSALMAATLAWNPVRVLVGRRVRALDGLEPSNPEDAFPQPRRRRGKEPDPLIARALEPSPEEMPALDLTLLDDAPAVATDSAALPARPLRERKPKPAPSVAQGAAGNGSASPAAAPAPFVRDEADDELPPPELIAPLPARNADVGKRELDAMGVQLMDALRTFKVEGELVGRTTGPVVTQFEVAPAAGVKVRQIANLSNDLALAMRAASVRIVAPIPGRGAVGVEVPNPTAELVGFRELLDSKDFQNARAALPMILGKDLEGTPVIADLAKMPHLLIAGATGSGKSVCVNTLITSLVYRHTPQTLRFLMVDPKMVELSVYNVLPHLRHKVVTENRDAAAMLKWAVLEMEDRYQLLAANGARNIQDFNRKFQEGVKLVQPKRPDVAFENLEYTGGLLPYIVLVIDELADLMMTVQGEVERPLAMLAQKARAIGIHLILATQRPSVNVITGLIKANFPSRIAFRVASQVDSRTILDGIGAESLLGNGDMLFIPPGKAEPARIQGAFISNADTERLTGWFEERTRARKEALMSGSVATEEDILEFVRQKEIAEQGRGGAEGEEGDGDDRDKLFREAAETVIQHQQGSTSLLQRRLKVGYGRAARIIDQLHAAGVLGPPDGSKPRDVLVGLDELDRILGPRP from the coding sequence GTGCCGCGCTGGATTCGTTCGCTGTGGTCCCCGTTTACAGCGACCGGCAGATCGTCGCCCTCGGAGCAGGACGGATCTGACATAGACGGGCAGAAGATCCTGTCGCACGCCGACGAGGTACGGCGCGAGGTCGCGGCAATCGCGTTGCTCCTGTTCGCGATCTTCGTAGGCGGCGCGCTCGCGGTCCACGGCTACGCGTTGCTGACCGCGAGCCCCGACGGCCAGGCCGATCTTCGCGGCAGCTTCGGCGCGCTCGGCGCGGCTCTGGCCGCTCCCATCACGTCGATGTTCGGCTGGCCGGCGGCTGTGCTGATTCCGATCGCGCCAGCGGCGCACGCCCTGACGCTGTTCGGACGGCTCGACCGCGGGACCGACCGCTCGTGGCTCGTGTTCCTCCTCGGGATGGTCGTCCTGCTCCCGATCGCGTTCGGCTTCTCCCTCGGAGGAGCGGCCGAGCAGAATGCGCTGACCGGGATGTGGGGCGCATTCGCCGCGTATTATCTGCTGCGATTCGCCGGGATCGCCGGCGCGTGGATCATCTGGCTGCTTGCGTTGAGCGCCCTCATGGCCGCTACGCTCGCGTGGAATCCCGTGCGCGTGCTCGTGGGCCGGCGGGTGCGGGCGCTCGACGGGTTGGAGCCGTCGAACCCGGAGGATGCATTCCCTCAGCCCCGGCGCCGGCGTGGCAAGGAGCCTGATCCTCTGATCGCGCGCGCGCTCGAGCCATCGCCGGAAGAGATGCCGGCGCTGGACCTGACCTTGTTGGACGACGCGCCGGCAGTCGCGACCGACAGCGCGGCGCTACCGGCCCGGCCCCTCCGCGAGCGGAAGCCGAAGCCGGCTCCCTCCGTTGCTCAGGGCGCGGCTGGAAACGGGTCCGCTTCGCCGGCCGCCGCGCCAGCGCCGTTCGTCCGGGACGAAGCCGATGACGAGCTGCCGCCGCCCGAGCTCATCGCGCCCCTGCCCGCGCGCAACGCCGACGTCGGCAAGCGCGAGCTCGACGCGATGGGCGTGCAGCTCATGGACGCGCTGCGCACGTTCAAGGTCGAAGGCGAGCTGGTGGGGCGCACGACCGGGCCGGTCGTCACCCAGTTCGAGGTCGCGCCCGCGGCCGGCGTGAAGGTCCGCCAGATCGCGAATCTCTCCAACGATCTCGCGCTCGCGATGCGCGCGGCGAGCGTGCGAATAGTCGCACCCATTCCGGGGCGGGGCGCGGTCGGCGTGGAGGTTCCCAATCCCACGGCCGAGCTGGTGGGCTTTCGCGAGCTGCTCGACAGCAAGGACTTCCAGAACGCGCGCGCGGCGCTGCCGATGATACTCGGCAAGGATCTCGAGGGAACTCCGGTAATAGCGGATCTCGCGAAGATGCCGCACCTGCTGATCGCCGGAGCGACGGGCTCGGGCAAGTCGGTGTGCGTCAACACGCTCATCACGAGCCTGGTGTACCGGCACACGCCGCAGACGCTGCGCTTCCTGATGGTCGATCCGAAGATGGTCGAGCTCAGCGTGTACAACGTGCTGCCGCATCTCCGGCACAAGGTCGTCACGGAGAACCGCGACGCCGCCGCGATGCTCAAGTGGGCCGTGCTGGAGATGGAGGACCGCTATCAGCTGCTCGCGGCGAACGGCGCGCGCAACATCCAGGACTTCAACCGCAAGTTCCAGGAAGGCGTGAAGCTCGTGCAGCCCAAGCGGCCGGACGTGGCGTTCGAGAACCTGGAGTACACCGGCGGACTCCTGCCGTACATCGTGCTCGTCATAGACGAGCTGGCCGACCTGATGATGACCGTGCAGGGAGAAGTCGAGCGGCCGCTCGCGATGCTCGCGCAGAAGGCGCGCGCGATCGGGATCCACCTCATTCTCGCGACGCAGCGGCCGAGCGTGAACGTCATCACGGGTCTCATCAAGGCGAACTTTCCGAGCCGGATCGCGTTCCGCGTCGCCTCGCAGGTGGACAGCCGCACGATTCTCGACGGGATCGGGGCCGAGTCGCTGCTCGGCAACGGCGACATGCTCTTCATTCCGCCCGGCAAGGCCGAGCCCGCGCGAATCCAGGGCGCGTTCATCTCCAACGCGGACACCGAGCGGCTCACGGGCTGGTTCGAGGAGCGGACGCGCGCGCGGAAGGAAGCGCTGATGTCGGGATCGGTCGCCACGGAAGAGGACATCCTCGAGTTCGTGCGGCAGAAGGAGATCGCGGAGCAGGGCCGGGGGGGGGCGGAGGGCGAGGAAGGCGACGGCGACGATCGCGACAAGCTGTTCCGCGAGGCGGCCGAGACCGTGATTCAGCACCAGCAGGGTTCGACGTCGCTGCTGCAGCGGCGGCTCAAGGTCGGCTACGGCCGCGCGGCCCGGATCATCGACCAGCTGCACGCGGCCGGCGTGCTCGGCCCGCCCGACGGCTCCAAGCCGCGAGACGTGCTCGTCGGCCTGGACGAGCTCGACCGCATCCTCGGCCCACGACCGTAG
- a CDS encoding PPC domain-containing protein, whose protein sequence is MSGRLDASDRVRDSDNTYYDDWFYVGRAGERITVTQRSSDFDSWLLIGRIVNGEFQLDEYNDAGAGGNDARIDFTLPEDGPYVIRVNVVGRGRTGAYTLTLTRAGGNTALRPAGGMVLSAGQSFTGALESSDPVWTDNTHYDLWRYHGRAGERVTIIMRSPSFNSYLQYGRMNGNEFSYLGGSTSRTIGGQQETVLDVTLSETGEYGIRANSHGRHTGEYVLTVSSSGSAASTPSASSSARTITVGSTIRGSLTPANAQTDSGWYHEDYTFSGTRGQVIQVDLQSDEFDTFIDLYRGTTWAAEDDDGGDGLDSRLVYTLPETGTYIICARSRYANRTGSYTLSLR, encoded by the coding sequence GTGTCGGGCAGGCTCGACGCGTCGGATCGAGTGCGGGACAGCGACAACACGTATTACGACGACTGGTTCTACGTGGGCCGCGCGGGCGAGCGGATAACCGTGACGCAGCGGTCGAGCGATTTCGACTCGTGGCTGCTCATCGGGCGCATCGTCAACGGAGAATTCCAGCTCGACGAGTACAACGACGCCGGCGCCGGCGGTAACGACGCGCGCATCGACTTCACGCTGCCGGAGGATGGACCGTATGTGATCAGGGTGAACGTAGTCGGCCGCGGACGGACTGGCGCCTACACTTTGACCCTGACGCGTGCCGGCGGAAATACTGCGCTTCGGCCCGCCGGCGGCATGGTCTTGTCCGCGGGACAGAGCTTCACCGGAGCGCTCGAATCGTCGGACCCGGTGTGGACCGACAATACGCACTACGACCTCTGGCGCTACCACGGCCGCGCGGGCGAGCGGGTCACGATCATCATGCGGTCGCCGTCGTTCAACAGCTACTTGCAGTACGGGCGAATGAACGGGAACGAGTTCAGCTATCTGGGCGGCTCGACCAGCCGCACTATCGGCGGCCAGCAGGAGACGGTGCTCGACGTGACGCTGTCCGAGACCGGGGAGTACGGCATCCGCGCGAACTCGCACGGCCGCCACACGGGTGAGTACGTCCTGACGGTCTCCTCGAGCGGCAGCGCGGCCAGCACGCCGTCTGCCAGCTCGTCGGCGAGGACCATCACGGTCGGCTCGACGATCCGCGGCTCGCTGACGCCCGCCAATGCACAGACCGACAGCGGCTGGTACCACGAGGACTACACGTTCTCGGGAACCAGAGGTCAGGTGATCCAGGTGGACTTGCAGTCGGACGAGTTCGACACCTTCATCGATCTCTACCGGGGCACCACGTGGGCGGCCGAGGACGATGACGGCGGCGACGGGCTCGACTCGCGGCTGGTGTACACGCTGCCGGAGACGGGGACGTACATCATCTGCGCGCGATCGCGCTACGCCAACCGAACCGGGTCATACACTCTCTCGCTCCGCTAG
- a CDS encoding YraN family protein, with the protein MSAARRALGELGERVAARWLASKGWWIRARRYRNGHRDIDIVAQQQRTVVFVEVKARAGAQFGDPVEAVNWRKQRELRRSAQVWISRHGLPGEAYRFDVIGVLRTPDGVKVKHVVNAFDAGDSIC; encoded by the coding sequence ATGTCGGCAGCGAGGCGGGCACTGGGAGAGCTGGGCGAGCGGGTTGCGGCGCGCTGGCTCGCGAGCAAGGGGTGGTGGATCCGCGCCCGCCGGTACCGCAACGGCCACCGCGACATAGACATCGTCGCCCAGCAGCAGCGGACCGTCGTTTTCGTCGAGGTGAAGGCCCGCGCCGGCGCCCAATTCGGCGACCCCGTCGAGGCCGTGAACTGGCGCAAGCAGCGCGAGCTCCGCCGCTCCGCCCAGGTTTGGATCTCCCGCCACGGCCTCCCCGGCGAGGCCTACCGCTTTGACGTTATCGGCGTTTTGCGGACCCCTGACGGCGTCAAAGTGAAACACGTGGTCAACGCCTTCGACGCCGGAGATTCCATTTGCTAA
- the recA gene encoding recombinase RecA, whose protein sequence is MASPAMQEEKKKALGLAIAQIEKAHGKGSIMKMGSDSRVRVDAISTGAINLDAAIGVGGIPRGRVTEIYGPESSGKTTLCLHVVANAQKAGGVAAYIDAEHALDTDYAAKLGVDVEELLVSQPDTGEQALEICEILVRSGAVDVVVIDSVAALVPKAEIEGDMGDSHVGLQARLMSQALRKLTGAIARSRTSVIFINQLREKIGVMFGNPETTTGGKALKFYASVRLDIRRIAAVKEKEEVTGSHCRVKVVKNKVAPPFKQAEFDIMYAEGISHASLVLDIASESGIIDKSGAWYSYNGQRIGQGRENAKMFLKDNPPMLAEVEEKVKVVLGIRPPGAEVEAVEVVEE, encoded by the coding sequence ATGGCCTCCCCCGCGATGCAAGAAGAGAAGAAAAAGGCCCTCGGCCTCGCCATCGCCCAGATAGAGAAGGCCCACGGCAAGGGCTCCATCATGAAGATGGGCTCGGATTCGCGGGTGCGGGTGGACGCCATTTCGACGGGCGCGATCAACCTCGACGCCGCGATCGGCGTTGGCGGGATCCCGCGCGGCCGGGTCACCGAGATCTACGGACCGGAGTCGAGCGGCAAGACGACGCTCTGTCTGCACGTGGTCGCGAACGCGCAAAAGGCCGGCGGCGTCGCGGCGTACATCGACGCGGAGCACGCGCTCGACACGGACTACGCCGCCAAGCTCGGCGTGGACGTCGAGGAACTGCTGGTGTCGCAGCCCGACACCGGCGAGCAGGCGCTCGAGATCTGCGAGATCCTGGTCCGCTCCGGCGCGGTGGACGTCGTCGTGATCGACTCGGTCGCGGCGCTCGTGCCGAAGGCCGAGATCGAGGGCGACATGGGCGACTCGCACGTCGGTCTCCAGGCGCGGCTCATGAGCCAGGCGCTGCGGAAGCTCACCGGCGCGATCGCGCGCTCGCGGACGTCGGTGATCTTCATCAACCAGCTGCGCGAGAAGATCGGGGTCATGTTCGGCAATCCGGAGACGACGACGGGCGGCAAGGCGCTCAAGTTCTACGCGTCCGTGCGGCTCGACATCCGCCGGATCGCAGCGGTCAAGGAGAAGGAAGAGGTCACGGGCTCGCACTGCCGCGTGAAGGTCGTGAAGAACAAGGTCGCGCCGCCGTTCAAGCAGGCCGAGTTCGACATCATGTACGCGGAGGGGATCAGCCACGCGTCGCTGGTGCTCGACATCGCGTCGGAGTCCGGGATCATCGACAAGTCCGGCGCCTGGTACAGCTACAACGGCCAGCGCATCGGGCAGGGTCGCGAGAACGCGAAGATGTTCCTCAAGGACAACCCGCCGATGTTGGCCGAGGTGGAGGAGAAGGTGAAGGTGGTGCTCGGCATCCGTCCGCCGGGGGCCGAGGTCGAGGCGGTCGAAGTAGTCGAGGAGTAA
- a CDS encoding regulatory protein RecX — protein sequence MTRPRGYRAPHADAEAIPRPQSSPHEYALRLLTARSYTVRDLRRKLVQREYSPEDVAATIERLERSGLLDDASYAERFARGKLVNESASRRRVAQLLVRKGIAADVVQEAIARVVETEDVDAAAAIEKVARKKLQTLTGLDPRVARQRLFAFLARRGYDLDDIKRIVALVSGAN from the coding sequence GTGACTCGCCCCCGTGGTTACCGCGCCCCGCACGCGGACGCCGAAGCGATACCCCGCCCGCAAAGCTCGCCGCACGAGTACGCTCTGCGCCTGCTTACCGCGCGGAGCTACACGGTGCGCGATCTGCGGCGCAAGCTCGTGCAGCGCGAGTATTCGCCGGAGGACGTAGCCGCGACTATCGAGCGGCTCGAGCGCTCCGGGCTCCTCGACGACGCGTCGTACGCCGAGCGGTTCGCGCGGGGGAAGCTCGTGAACGAGAGCGCGTCGCGCCGGCGCGTGGCGCAGCTGCTCGTGCGCAAGGGCATAGCCGCCGACGTCGTTCAGGAGGCAATTGCCCGCGTGGTCGAGACAGAGGATGTGGACGCGGCGGCCGCGATCGAGAAAGTGGCTCGCAAGAAGCTGCAGACCCTGACCGGCCTGGACCCCCGCGTCGCCCGCCAGCGGTTGTTCGCCTTCCTCGCCCGCCGGGGCTACGACCTGGACGACATAAAGAGAATCGTGGCTCTCGTTTCGGGCGCTAATTAG
- a CDS encoding mobile mystery protein A: MSPRQKEAAPEFLALQRKQLDSLVHRDAPVGSLETPPRGWIHTIRTALGMTQAQLARRLGMRAPSVSALEKREAAGTATVATLRQAAEALDCELRIAFVPRTGLQRAVEEQARRKAIEERNRIVHSMRLEAQDSGVARSLAEAVDAESWLTGGAREIWD; this comes from the coding sequence ATGTCACCTCGGCAGAAGGAAGCCGCGCCCGAGTTCCTGGCGCTTCAGCGCAAGCAATTGGACTCCCTGGTTCACCGGGACGCTCCCGTCGGCTCCCTGGAAACTCCGCCCCGAGGTTGGATCCATACGATCCGTACGGCTTTGGGAATGACGCAGGCCCAGCTTGCCCGCCGGCTCGGAATGAGGGCACCGTCGGTCTCTGCTCTCGAGAAAAGGGAAGCCGCGGGCACGGCCACAGTCGCGACCCTGCGCCAGGCCGCCGAGGCGCTCGACTGCGAGCTGCGAATCGCGTTCGTGCCGAGGACCGGACTGCAGCGGGCAGTCGAAGAACAGGCCAGGCGCAAAGCGATCGAAGAACGGAATCGGATCGTTCACAGCATGCGGTTAGAGGCGCAGGACAGCGGGGTGGCGCGATCGCTGGCGGAAGCCGTGGATGCCGAGTCCTGGCTCACCGGCGGCGCTCGCGAGATCTGGGATTGA
- a CDS encoding mobile mystery protein B has protein sequence MRRAAADDTAGNERADSGATPIDPDEAHALVPGHLQTQAQLNQWEALNIAGASRWASRHRSEKWLSTSALKELHRRMFGETWRWAGTYRISDKNISPYPWTQVPELMENLVVNTRTRYESSDRSPEALDDIALRFHHELVHIHPWPNGNGRHARLATDLLLRSWGRLPFTWGESASLSDAALRARYVTALQHADAGDYSLLRQFVRG, from the coding sequence TTGAGGAGGGCGGCAGCGGACGACACCGCCGGGAACGAGCGCGCGGACTCCGGCGCGACGCCGATCGATCCGGACGAAGCGCACGCCCTGGTACCTGGGCACCTCCAGACGCAGGCTCAGCTCAACCAGTGGGAAGCCCTGAACATCGCCGGGGCATCCCGCTGGGCTTCGCGGCACCGGAGCGAGAAATGGCTGTCCACGTCCGCGCTGAAGGAGCTGCACCGGCGAATGTTCGGCGAGACGTGGCGATGGGCGGGCACGTACAGAATCTCGGACAAGAACATCTCGCCGTACCCCTGGACGCAGGTTCCCGAGCTGATGGAGAACCTCGTCGTGAACACGCGGACGCGTTACGAATCCAGTGACAGGTCACCGGAAGCTCTGGACGACATCGCGCTGCGGTTTCATCACGAGCTGGTTCACATTCACCCGTGGCCGAACGGCAACGGCCGTCACGCTCGCCTGGCGACCGACCTGCTGCTCCGCTCCTGGGGTCGCCTGCCATTCACGTGGGGCGAGAGCGCGAGCCTGAGCGACGCCGCCCTTCGCGCGCGGTACGTCACCGCGCTCCAGCACGCGGATGCGGGAGATTACTCGCTGCTGCGGCAGTTTGTGCGCGGGTAG